The following are from one region of the Paenibacillus bovis genome:
- a CDS encoding AI-2E family transporter encodes MLPLYKKYWRTAFDIGIVILTVYLVLLISSQLYRIAAPVFLSVLIFAIIEPFAMFLNRRGLPKMVCSAIAVLAFVLIILGALFGAGLIFVSQISQVADELPRYAVIVQQHFASFTTILQREMNALPVDLTERINEYFATFTAGLAVWVKATFNYAIGWLGTFSSFIGNFAVGIILAFFLSAEINLWRRVAGEKTPNTIKKAYYFLKQYVFRAIGGYIKAQLIMVMITFVLVYIGLLILRVDHSFALALLSAAFDILPLLGIPVVFIPWIIYLFIVGQTGLAIGLTIVLVVVMLTRQLLEPKITGNSIGISSAYLMLSAMIISLSIFGVAGLVLSPVLIILLKELFQQGYLQRWIRLPKEEFEPIREDLPRS; translated from the coding sequence ATGTTACCTCTTTACAAAAAGTACTGGCGGACGGCTTTTGATATCGGGATCGTTATCCTGACCGTCTACCTGGTTCTGCTGATTTCCAGTCAGCTTTACCGTATTGCCGCTCCGGTATTTCTGTCGGTATTGATTTTTGCAATTATCGAGCCGTTTGCTATGTTCCTGAATCGCAGAGGATTGCCCAAAATGGTCTGTTCCGCGATAGCTGTGCTTGCTTTTGTCCTTATTATTCTGGGTGCACTGTTTGGTGCAGGATTGATTTTTGTATCCCAGATCAGTCAGGTTGCCGATGAACTGCCCCGGTATGCCGTGATTGTACAGCAGCACTTTGCCAGCTTTACAACGATCCTGCAGCGAGAAATGAATGCACTGCCTGTTGATCTGACTGAGCGGATCAACGAATATTTTGCTACCTTTACCGCCGGACTGGCCGTCTGGGTCAAAGCGACCTTCAATTATGCAATTGGCTGGCTGGGCACATTTTCTTCCTTTATCGGAAATTTTGCTGTTGGTATTATCCTGGCCTTTTTCCTGAGTGCCGAAATTAATCTATGGCGAAGAGTCGCTGGAGAAAAAACACCCAATACGATCAAAAAAGCCTACTATTTCCTGAAACAGTATGTATTCCGCGCAATTGGCGGATATATCAAAGCCCAGCTGATCATGGTTATGATTACATTTGTACTGGTATACATAGGGTTGCTGATTTTGCGTGTGGATCATTCTTTTGCACTGGCACTGCTTAGTGCAGCTTTTGATATTTTGCCGCTGCTTGGAATTCCGGTCGTCTTTATTCCGTGGATTATTTATCTGTTCATTGTAGGCCAGACAGGTCTGGCAATCGGATTGACTATTGTACTGGTTGTGGTTATGCTAACCCGCCAGCTGCTGGAGCCCAAGATTACCGGTAACTCGATCGGTATCTCTTCGGCGTATCTGATGCTGTCTGCGATGATCATCTCGCTCTCCATTTTCGGTGTAGCCGGTCTTGTACTGTCACCGGTGCTGATTATTCTGCTCAAAGAGCTGTTCCAGCAGGGCTATCTACAGCGCTGGATTCGTCTGCCCAAAGAAGAATTTGAACCGATCCGTGAAGACCTTCCCCGATCCTGA
- a CDS encoding methyl-accepting chemotaxis protein — protein MGLGRKRSKSGQQPVRLDKKLLKKSRGKREQAQHTDITDSSAPKAVHTWFKRKPARFKPARSIAKGSKKKIIPDWHSLHPAKSVGMKLFLIFFVAIMLFVISLGSFSYFQAKSVIKENAAISNEQAIIQTGEKLDVMLNQLVNSSIQVFFDPTMQKDLSTLSRKDLSDYDKYQTINSVSDNLQNQMNSMDSIESIYMIPLDESIKIIGAGVGIPEASEVRSTDWYKSLAKGDSVMTWIPTSQMDGANKNFMYARAMRTSSSTSSFVFVMNINSKWINDQISSLKLGDGSHVDLIGGPDHTVIASTEPDTVAKPYAYGFVNEIQNGSGRFQHDEGAAPMLIAYSVLDTVDWKLVGTVPVYSLVASAGQILTMTWLMAVIDGLVAIVIGILIIRMIGRPLRKLQQLMNQGAQGMLHVRTDHRSSDEIGQLSLAFNDMMSNITALVQQTNHSAQQVLDTAVSLSQASRQTATSASEIATATEEIANGASSLAREAERGTELADTMNQQMDKVVVANKQMGASAQQVEKVSETGVQHMEQLLHKTTVTQDMVRSLGARIDSLKESTSSVQQVLDAMQNITKQTNILSLNATIEAARAGAAGKGFMVVAGEVRNLAEQSRQSILMVGEITANIQNEMEETVKVLNQAYPLFQEQTESVKDTTSIFETVQSQMLEFVEKLNSATTSISELNQVQQVINEAMSNVSAVAEQSSATSEEVASLSNEQQNVSGQLVTLSGQLENVSVELKETIARFTIEQEQEQEQEQEQEQEQEQEQEQEQEQEQEQEQEQEQEQEHGQEWDQEDADGGAASDKQAGIIVDMTKQPASSEASADAENKEIKLPILEKEA, from the coding sequence ATGGGATTGGGACGCAAACGGAGCAAGTCGGGGCAGCAGCCAGTCAGATTGGATAAAAAATTATTGAAAAAAAGCAGGGGAAAAAGGGAGCAGGCGCAGCATACAGACATAACAGATTCATCGGCTCCAAAAGCAGTACATACATGGTTCAAAAGAAAACCTGCACGATTCAAACCCGCACGATCGATAGCGAAAGGATCAAAAAAGAAAATAATTCCTGATTGGCATTCCCTTCATCCTGCCAAATCGGTAGGGATGAAGCTGTTCCTGATTTTCTTTGTCGCGATTATGCTGTTTGTAATTTCGCTCGGCAGCTTTTCGTATTTTCAGGCCAAAAGTGTTATTAAAGAAAATGCTGCGATCAGCAATGAACAGGCTATTATCCAAACCGGTGAAAAGCTGGATGTGATGCTGAACCAGCTCGTTAATTCTTCGATTCAGGTCTTTTTTGATCCGACAATGCAAAAAGATCTGTCTACACTGTCGAGAAAAGATCTTAGTGATTATGACAAGTATCAGACCATCAATTCCGTAAGCGATAATCTGCAAAATCAGATGAATTCCATGGACTCGATTGAGTCAATCTATATGATTCCGCTCGATGAATCCATAAAAATTATCGGAGCAGGTGTAGGCATACCGGAGGCCAGTGAAGTCCGCAGTACAGACTGGTACAAGTCTCTCGCCAAAGGCGATAGCGTGATGACCTGGATACCTACCTCACAAATGGATGGAGCCAATAAAAACTTTATGTATGCACGGGCAATGCGAACATCCAGCAGTACCAGTTCCTTTGTCTTTGTTATGAATATTAACAGTAAATGGATCAATGACCAGATCAGCAGTCTCAAGCTGGGAGACGGTAGCCATGTCGATCTAATCGGAGGACCGGATCATACAGTAATTGCTTCTACAGAACCGGATACCGTAGCCAAGCCTTATGCATACGGATTTGTAAATGAGATTCAAAATGGCAGCGGACGCTTCCAGCACGATGAAGGCGCAGCACCTATGCTTATCGCTTATAGCGTACTGGATACGGTGGACTGGAAGCTGGTAGGGACTGTACCTGTATATTCGCTGGTTGCCAGTGCCGGCCAGATTCTGACAATGACCTGGCTGATGGCTGTGATCGACGGGCTGGTCGCTATTGTGATCGGTATACTGATTATTCGCATGATCGGCAGACCGCTGCGCAAGCTGCAGCAATTGATGAATCAGGGTGCACAGGGGATGCTGCATGTACGTACCGATCATCGGTCTTCGGATGAGATTGGTCAGCTCTCGCTTGCTTTTAACGATATGATGAGTAATATTACTGCGCTGGTACAGCAGACCAATCATTCTGCCCAGCAGGTACTGGATACAGCTGTATCTCTCAGTCAGGCTTCCAGACAGACCGCTACTTCAGCCAGCGAGATTGCTACCGCTACCGAAGAAATCGCAAATGGAGCAAGCAGCCTGGCCCGTGAAGCGGAGCGGGGAACGGAACTGGCGGATACCATGAATCAGCAGATGGACAAAGTGGTAGTCGCCAATAAACAGATGGGTGCTTCTGCCCAGCAGGTGGAAAAAGTCAGTGAAACCGGTGTGCAGCATATGGAGCAGTTGCTGCATAAAACGACAGTTACCCAGGACATGGTGCGCTCCCTCGGAGCACGTATTGATTCACTCAAAGAAAGTACTTCTTCCGTACAGCAGGTGCTGGACGCAATGCAGAATATTACCAAGCAGACGAATATCCTTTCCCTGAATGCAACAATCGAAGCTGCACGGGCCGGAGCCGCAGGCAAAGGATTCATGGTCGTAGCAGGAGAGGTTCGTAATCTGGCGGAGCAGTCTCGCCAGTCGATCCTGATGGTTGGTGAGATTACCGCCAATATTCAGAATGAAATGGAAGAAACAGTGAAGGTGCTGAATCAGGCGTATCCTCTTTTCCAGGAACAGACCGAATCGGTCAAAGATACGACTTCGATCTTCGAGACGGTGCAGAGTCAAATGCTGGAGTTTGTAGAGAAACTGAATTCTGCGACAACCTCGATCAGCGAACTGAATCAAGTTCAGCAGGTGATCAACGAAGCGATGAGTAATGTCAGCGCAGTCGCAGAGCAGTCTTCGGCTACATCGGAAGAAGTGGCTTCGCTCAGCAATGAACAGCAAAATGTCAGCGGTCAACTGGTCACGCTATCCGGTCAACTGGAAAATGTATCGGTAGAGTTGAAAGAAACGATTGCGCGCTTTACCATTGAGCAGGAGCAGGAGCAGGAGCAGGAGCAGGAGCAGGAGCAGGAGCAGGAGCAGGAGCAGGAGCAGGAGCAGGAGCAGGAGCAGGAGCAGGAGCAGGAGCAGGAGCAGGAGCAGGAGCATGGACAAGAATGGGATCAGGAAGATGCAGATGGTGGCGCAGCAAGTGACAAGCAAGCTGGCATCATTGTAGATATGACAAAACAGCCTGCTTCTTCCGAAGCTTCTGCAGATGCAGAAAATAAGGAAATCAAGCTTCCTATACTGGAAAAAGAAGCTTAA
- a CDS encoding peptidase U32 family protein gives MSTMDKPKYFGKRHRLDKPELLAPAGNLEKLKFAIHYGADAVYIGGQKYGLRSNADNFSFEEMREGVEFANKYGAKVFVATNIYAHDEDIEGIEEYLRNLEDAGISAIIAADPTIIEIALRCAPKLEVHLSTQQSTINWQAVKFWKEEGLPRVVLGRETSLEEIAEIKKHVDVEIEAFIHGAMCSSFSGRCVLSNHFTDRDSNRGGCCQSCRWKYDLFEDARSQEEWISEEEAADNRVLEQFRLGVNQKPMYEENDNPFSMGSKDLCMLEAIPDLIEVGIDSFKIEGRMKSIHYVATVVNAYRQAIDSYMADPENYVLKPEWLEDINKAANRPLNTGFFYDTPDNEDHIYEPEDKAVPYDFAGLVLDYDEATGMATIQQRNHFKPGQEIEFFGPGNTFFKQIVGQIWDEEGNELDAARHPLQKIKMKVDQPVRYFDMMRKKNVKKVKMSAAV, from the coding sequence ATGAGTACCATGGATAAACCAAAATATTTCGGAAAACGTCATCGTCTGGACAAGCCGGAACTGCTTGCACCTGCAGGCAATCTGGAGAAGCTCAAATTCGCTATCCACTACGGTGCAGACGCTGTATATATTGGCGGACAAAAATACGGCCTTCGGTCCAACGCGGATAACTTCAGTTTTGAAGAGATGCGGGAAGGCGTTGAGTTTGCCAACAAATATGGAGCCAAAGTATTCGTAGCCACGAATATTTATGCCCATGATGAAGATATTGAAGGTATCGAAGAGTATCTGCGCAATCTGGAAGATGCCGGAATCTCGGCGATCATCGCAGCCGATCCAACGATCATCGAGATCGCTCTGCGCTGTGCGCCGAAGCTGGAAGTTCACCTGAGCACCCAGCAGTCGACGATCAACTGGCAAGCCGTGAAGTTCTGGAAAGAAGAAGGACTGCCGCGCGTGGTACTGGGACGCGAGACCAGCCTCGAAGAGATCGCCGAGATCAAAAAGCATGTGGATGTAGAGATCGAAGCATTTATTCATGGCGCGATGTGTTCTTCCTTCTCGGGACGCTGTGTATTGTCCAATCACTTTACCGACCGTGATTCCAACCGTGGTGGCTGCTGTCAGTCGTGCCGCTGGAAATACGATCTGTTCGAGGATGCACGCTCGCAGGAAGAATGGATCTCCGAAGAGGAAGCCGCAGACAATCGTGTACTGGAGCAGTTCCGTCTTGGTGTGAACCAGAAGCCGATGTATGAAGAGAATGACAATCCATTCTCTATGGGCTCCAAGGATCTGTGTATGCTGGAAGCGATCCCCGATCTGATCGAAGTCGGTATCGACAGCTTCAAGATCGAAGGCCGGATGAAATCAATCCACTACGTGGCGACTGTGGTTAACGCTTATCGTCAGGCGATTGACTCCTATATGGCTGATCCGGAGAACTATGTACTCAAGCCTGAATGGCTGGAGGATATCAACAAAGCGGCCAACCGTCCGCTGAATACCGGATTTTTCTATGATACGCCGGATAATGAAGATCATATCTATGAGCCGGAAGACAAAGCGGTACCTTATGACTTTGCCGGGTTGGTATTGGATTATGATGAAGCAACCGGAATGGCTACCATTCAACAGCGCAATCATTTCAAACCGGGACAGGAGATTGAGTTCTTCGGTCCAGGCAATACTTTCTTCAAGCAGATCGTAGGTCAGATCTGGGATGAAGAAGGCAATGAACTGGACGCTGCCCGTCATCCGCTGCAAAAAATCAAAATGAAAGTGGATCAGCCGGTCCGTTACTTTGATATGATGCGCAAGAAAAATGTAAAAAAAGTTAAAATGTCGGCTGCTGTATAA
- a CDS encoding peptidase U32 family protein, with the protein MSNKPELLVTVSSMEELRRLAEAGADAFLVGEERYGMRMPGKFTREHIAEAAAYVHAQGKRIYVAVNNLMTNDVLDELPAYITALREAGVDGIEFGDPSVLSVVRELAPEMALHWNAEMTSTNSSTANYWGRKGATRAVLARELNMDEITGMMDKMEVEAQVQVHGMTNIYHSKRRLVQSYMEHQGKKVTGDLGLQRGLFLIEAERRDEKFPIYEDTNGTHIMSSEDICILEDLHLLMEAGVQSFKIEGILKPIAYNEAVVRAYRLAIDTYFADPDSYEFQEDWLDEVRQLQDPERELAFGFFYKEQVF; encoded by the coding sequence ATGAGTAACAAACCTGAGCTGTTGGTGACAGTCTCTTCGATGGAAGAGCTGCGCCGTCTGGCAGAAGCAGGAGCCGACGCTTTTCTGGTTGGTGAAGAGCGTTATGGCATGCGTATGCCGGGGAAATTTACACGAGAACATATTGCGGAAGCGGCAGCCTATGTGCATGCACAGGGCAAGCGAATCTACGTAGCTGTCAATAATCTGATGACTAATGATGTGCTGGATGAGCTGCCTGCTTATATTACCGCTCTGCGTGAAGCGGGAGTAGACGGAATTGAATTTGGCGATCCATCGGTATTGTCGGTCGTGCGTGAACTGGCGCCGGAGATGGCGCTGCACTGGAATGCCGAGATGACCTCGACCAATTCATCTACAGCCAATTACTGGGGCCGTAAGGGGGCAACCCGGGCCGTACTGGCACGTGAACTGAATATGGACGAGATTACCGGTATGATGGACAAAATGGAAGTCGAAGCGCAGGTACAGGTACATGGCATGACGAATATTTATCATTCCAAACGCCGCCTCGTACAGAGTTACATGGAACATCAGGGTAAAAAGGTCACGGGTGATCTGGGACTGCAGCGGGGATTGTTCCTGATCGAAGCAGAACGCCGCGACGAGAAATTCCCGATCTATGAAGATACCAATGGTACTCATATTATGAGTTCAGAAGATATCTGTATACTGGAAGATCTACATCTGCTCATGGAAGCCGGTGTACAGAGCTTCAAAATCGAAGGTATACTGAAGCCGATCGCGTACAATGAAGCGGTAGTACGTGCTTACCGGCTGGCGATAGATACGTATTTTGCCGATCCGGACAGCTACGAATTCCAGGAAGACTGGCTGGATGAAGTCAGACAGCTGCAGGACCCGGAACGTGAACTGGCATTTGGATTCTTTTATAAAGAGCAGGTATTTTAA
- the mltG gene encoding endolytic transglycosylase MltG, with product MLYLLRRRAGKLGCLFLIIIIIIVGIVVYGWREMQPTTASEQPVAYTLAQGTSSETLANQLEEKGLIRNATAFRLYLKMNSQGSQFKAGDYEFTPGMTYEQIITKLNNAEVVVPKTMKFTIPEGYTVTQIADKLSGEGFVDRAKFMALVDDPSQFKQAREWNVPTGKGILHPLEGYLFPATYNLPIESTEEDVIANMLAGTRTNLNSIKDLDTKLKARKMTLHELLTEASLVEREVVVPEERAEVAGVIDNRLQKKMRLQIDATVQYALGKQKSRLLYSDLEIDSPYNTYRNEGLPPGPIANPGIEAIRAALEPKTSEYLYYVTKKDGSGSHLFAKTYQEHLKNIETSKATSSTSGG from the coding sequence ATGTTATATCTATTGCGTAGGCGAGCTGGCAAATTAGGTTGTCTGTTTTTGATCATTATCATCATTATTGTGGGAATCGTAGTATACGGCTGGAGAGAGATGCAGCCAACTACTGCATCGGAGCAACCTGTCGCTTATACACTGGCACAGGGAACTTCCAGTGAAACACTGGCCAATCAGCTGGAAGAGAAAGGTCTGATCCGGAATGCAACAGCATTCAGGCTGTATCTGAAAATGAACAGTCAAGGCAGTCAGTTCAAAGCAGGCGATTATGAATTCACACCAGGAATGACATACGAACAGATTATTACCAAGCTGAATAATGCAGAGGTTGTTGTACCGAAAACGATGAAGTTTACGATTCCGGAAGGATACACCGTCACCCAGATTGCCGACAAGCTGAGCGGTGAAGGATTCGTGGATCGTGCCAAGTTTATGGCACTGGTCGATGACCCTTCCCAGTTCAAGCAGGCACGTGAATGGAATGTACCTACCGGCAAAGGCATTCTTCATCCGCTGGAAGGCTATTTGTTCCCGGCAACGTACAATCTTCCGATCGAGAGTACAGAGGAAGACGTAATTGCCAATATGCTGGCAGGTACACGTACTAATCTGAACAGCATTAAAGATCTCGATACCAAACTCAAGGCACGCAAAATGACACTGCATGAGCTGCTGACCGAAGCTTCTCTGGTCGAGCGCGAAGTCGTCGTACCGGAAGAACGCGCCGAAGTAGCCGGAGTGATCGATAATCGTCTTCAAAAGAAAATGAGACTGCAGATAGATGCGACTGTCCAGTATGCACTGGGCAAGCAAAAATCACGTCTGTTATACTCGGATCTGGAAATCGACAGTCCGTACAATACGTACCGGAATGAAGGGCTTCCGCCGGGACCGATTGCCAATCCAGGGATTGAAGCGATCCGGGCAGCTCTGGAGCCGAAGACCTCCGAATACTTGTATTATGTGACCAAAAAGGATGGCTCGGGTAGTCATCTGTTTGCCAAAACCTATCAGGAACATTTGAAAAATATCGAGACCAGCAAAGCAACCAGCTCCACCAGCGGTGGATAA
- a CDS encoding DUF1292 domain-containing protein, translating to MSDLSASSVKLTTRLLEAYGVLIELTDEQDQTTVYRLISEFETETGAYAVLQKDNGLPEDEVEILKIIDSTEGRPELVTIDDDDEWEDVAELYDELTLPFED from the coding sequence ATGAGTGATCTTTCTGCGAGTAGCGTCAAGTTAACAACAAGACTGCTGGAAGCCTATGGTGTGCTGATCGAATTGACAGATGAGCAGGACCAGACCACAGTTTATCGTCTAATCAGCGAATTTGAGACGGAGACCGGTGCTTATGCTGTATTGCAAAAAGACAATGGTCTGCCGGAGGACGAAGTAGAAATCCTCAAAATTATCGACTCCACCGAAGGACGTCCGGAGCTGGTAACAATCGATGATGACGATGAATGGGAAGATGTAGCCGAGCTGTATGACGAACTGACATTACCGTTTGAAGATTAA
- a CDS encoding DUF1292 domain-containing protein — MAKDQNLLEDEPEIIYIPDDEGNEEEFEVIMKFEVDGSDAKYMMVVPMEATEDDTDEVYAFRYEEEEDDLKLYIIEDEAEWQIVEETFNTLVAELDGE, encoded by the coding sequence ATGGCGAAGGATCAAAATTTGCTTGAGGACGAACCAGAAATTATTTACATTCCTGATGATGAGGGTAATGAAGAAGAATTTGAAGTCATCATGAAATTCGAAGTCGACGGTTCGGACGCCAAATATATGATGGTCGTGCCTATGGAAGCCACAGAGGACGATACCGATGAAGTATATGCGTTCCGATATGAAGAGGAAGAAGACGATCTGAAGCTGTACATCATTGAAGATGAAGCGGAATGGCAGATTGTTGAAGAAACCTTCAATACATTAGTTGCTGAATTGGATGGTGAATAA
- the ruvX gene encoding Holliday junction resolvase RuvX: MKILGLDYGDRRIGVAVSDAFGWTAQGVEVIDRQRNPQVDERIAELIQEYEISEIVVGLPKNMNGSVGPRGQICIDFAEHLRESVQLPVHLWDERLTTMSAERTLIEADVSRKKRKQVVDKMAASLILQNYLDSKSKR; this comes from the coding sequence ATGAAAATATTAGGACTGGATTATGGAGACCGCCGGATCGGTGTCGCTGTCAGCGACGCATTCGGTTGGACCGCTCAGGGAGTCGAAGTCATCGACCGTCAGCGCAATCCCCAGGTTGACGAGCGTATCGCCGAACTCATACAGGAATATGAGATCAGCGAGATTGTGGTTGGACTTCCCAAGAATATGAACGGTTCTGTCGGTCCCCGTGGTCAAATATGTATCGATTTTGCAGAACATCTTCGGGAATCTGTGCAGCTGCCTGTTCACCTATGGGATGAGAGGCTTACAACGATGTCAGCCGAGCGCACATTGATTGAGGCTGATGTAAGTCGCAAGAAACGCAAGCAGGTCGTTGATAAAATGGCCGCAAGCTTGATACTACAAAATTACTTGGATTCTAAAAGTAAAAGGTGA
- a CDS encoding IreB family regulatory phosphoprotein translates to MDSMDKTVKFSVKGDEHESSSQEILLTVYDALVEKEYNPINQIVGYLISGDPAYIPRHNNARSLIGKKERDELIEELVRSYLASHR, encoded by the coding sequence GTGGACTCCATGGACAAAACAGTCAAGTTTAGCGTGAAGGGCGATGAGCACGAGAGCTCCTCACAGGAAATACTACTCACCGTGTACGATGCACTGGTTGAGAAAGAGTACAATCCGATCAATCAGATTGTCGGCTATCTTATTTCGGGGGACCCCGCTTATATTCCCCGTCATAACAATGCACGAAGCCTGATCGGCAAAAAAGAGCGGGATGAATTAATAGAAGAACTGGTCCGTTCCTACCTGGCCAGTCATCGGTAG